Proteins from a genomic interval of Streptomyces sp. Tu6071:
- a CDS encoding N-acetylmuramoyl-L-alanine amidase, translated as MAIQTVVRKRRVWGTAATATALAVVTGVLVTNGGPGGGGTAQAAKRPAPHAVRTALHTVAVKAEGDQAALGKRDTGPFSLLGLSWTKPTAELPGTVRVRARATGTGTWGPWQSLGTEGDGTAQPESTRGATEPLWVGPSDGVQVDVDGRGSALPAGLRLELVDPGKSPAPASDADPAAFVADDEPAGGTGAAEGDEAADADSGTGTADPASSPTPAESTPGAESSPAAGSPAPGASAPVAPSAPASPSTPAAPTTTATTPAAGATTTPPPTAPPSTAPRPPIVTRAQWGADESMNDEAPEYGTKVEAVFVHHTVDANSYSCDQSAAMVRAIRTYHIKTNGWKDVGYHFLVDKCGTIFEGRKGGVDLPVIGAHTYGFNTDTTGVAVLGDYNKAAPSSAAKTAVARIAAWKLGQYKEDPTGKVGLVAGADGSGTGGKFKKGQTVTLNRISGHRDGYATECPGTQLYAALPEIRTLAGGAVAGLKITGFTGAGVSGTKAWTKGTATVRWSATTPSTLVNRYEVLVDGKVSVTAKATATSAALTFASGTHTVAVRAVHVSGKASTTAGTTVVVDRTAPSFGTKPSTALRTGTVGSTSVPVTLKWAATDAAALKEVRLTKPSAVTYGPTTKSASLTAKPAATTTWSLTAYDQAGNTASASTTSAPAILQESSGKKTGKWTTKSSSSYLGGTSYSSSAKNASLTYTFTGRGASLVFSRASTSGQVYVYVDGVKKATVDLKSSTTKYRDAQWTTAWSKSGKHTVKVVVAATKGRPTITTDGLVYLK; from the coding sequence ATGGCGATCCAGACCGTTGTGCGGAAACGAAGAGTGTGGGGCACGGCCGCGACAGCGACAGCGCTCGCGGTGGTGACCGGCGTGCTCGTGACCAACGGGGGGCCCGGGGGCGGCGGTACGGCGCAGGCGGCCAAGCGGCCCGCGCCGCACGCCGTGCGCACCGCGCTGCACACCGTCGCCGTGAAGGCCGAGGGCGACCAGGCCGCGCTCGGGAAGCGCGACACCGGGCCGTTCAGCCTGCTCGGCCTGTCATGGACCAAGCCGACCGCCGAACTGCCGGGGACGGTCCGGGTCCGGGCGCGCGCCACGGGGACGGGGACCTGGGGCCCGTGGCAGAGCCTCGGGACCGAGGGCGACGGCACGGCGCAGCCCGAGAGCACGCGCGGTGCGACGGAGCCGCTGTGGGTCGGGCCTTCGGACGGCGTGCAGGTCGACGTGGACGGGCGCGGCTCGGCGCTCCCCGCCGGGCTGCGGCTCGAACTCGTCGACCCGGGGAAGTCGCCCGCCCCGGCGTCGGACGCCGACCCGGCGGCCTTCGTCGCGGACGACGAGCCCGCGGGAGGGACCGGTGCTGCCGAGGGGGACGAGGCCGCCGACGCGGACTCCGGTACGGGGACGGCCGACCCGGCGTCCTCGCCCACCCCCGCCGAGAGCACCCCGGGAGCGGAGTCGAGCCCAGCGGCGGGCAGCCCCGCGCCCGGCGCGTCGGCGCCGGTCGCCCCCTCGGCCCCCGCCTCGCCCTCCACACCGGCCGCGCCGACGACGACCGCGACGACACCCGCCGCGGGCGCCACGACGACGCCTCCGCCGACCGCTCCCCCGTCCACGGCGCCGCGCCCGCCCATCGTGACGCGCGCACAGTGGGGCGCCGACGAGTCGATGAACGACGAGGCCCCCGAGTACGGCACCAAGGTGGAGGCGGTCTTCGTCCACCACACGGTGGACGCCAACTCGTACTCGTGCGACCAGTCGGCCGCGATGGTGCGCGCGATCCGCACGTACCACATCAAGACGAACGGCTGGAAGGACGTGGGGTACCACTTCCTCGTCGACAAGTGCGGCACGATCTTCGAGGGCCGCAAGGGCGGTGTGGACCTGCCGGTGATCGGCGCGCACACGTACGGCTTCAACACCGACACGACGGGCGTCGCCGTCCTCGGCGACTACAACAAGGCGGCGCCGTCCTCGGCCGCGAAGACCGCGGTCGCGCGGATCGCCGCCTGGAAGCTCGGGCAGTACAAGGAGGACCCGACCGGCAAGGTCGGGCTCGTCGCCGGGGCCGACGGCTCGGGCACGGGCGGGAAGTTCAAGAAGGGCCAGACGGTCACCCTCAACCGGATCTCGGGCCACCGCGACGGCTACGCGACGGAGTGCCCCGGTACGCAGCTCTACGCCGCGCTCCCCGAGATCCGCACCCTCGCGGGCGGTGCCGTCGCCGGGCTGAAGATCACCGGCTTCACCGGGGCGGGCGTCTCGGGCACGAAGGCGTGGACGAAGGGCACGGCGACGGTGCGCTGGTCGGCGACCACGCCGAGCACGCTGGTCAACCGCTACGAGGTGCTGGTCGACGGCAAGGTCTCCGTCACCGCGAAGGCCACGGCGACCTCCGCGGCGCTGACCTTCGCCTCCGGCACGCACACCGTCGCGGTGCGCGCCGTGCACGTCTCGGGCAAGGCGAGCACGACGGCGGGCACGACCGTCGTGGTCGACAGAACGGCGCCCTCCTTCGGCACCAAGCCGTCGACCGCGCTGCGCACGGGCACGGTGGGCAGCACGTCCGTGCCGGTCACCCTCAAGTGGGCGGCGACGGACGCGGCGGCGCTCAAGGAGGTGCGGCTCACGAAGCCGTCCGCCGTGACCTACGGGCCCACGACGAAGAGCGCCTCGCTCACCGCGAAGCCCGCCGCCACCACGACGTGGTCGCTCACCGCGTACGACCAGGCGGGCAACACCGCCTCGGCGAGCACCACTTCGGCCCCCGCGATCCTCCAGGAGAGCAGCGGCAAGAAGACGGGCAAGTGGACGACGAAGTCCTCGTCGAGCTACCTCGGCGGCACGTCGTACAGTTCCTCGGCGAAGAACGCCTCGCTCACCTACACCTTCACGGGGCGCGGCGCCTCGCTCGTCTTCTCGCGCGCGTCGACCTCGGGACAGGTGTACGTGTACGTGGACGGCGTGAAGAAGGCGACGGTCGACCTGAAGTCGAGCACGACCAAGTACCGCGACGCGCAGTGGACCACGGCCTGGTCGAAGAGCGGCAAGCACACGGTGAAGGTCGTCGTGGCGGCGACGAAGGGCCGGCCGACGATCACGACGGACGGCCTGGTGTACCTGAAGTGA
- a CDS encoding oxidoreductase, producing MAAGTGGSGTRTRGWSAARIPAQEGRTAVVTGANSGIGYVAARELARHGAHVVLACRSERRGADAVARLLSEVPGAHAEFSRLDLGDLGSVREFAARHVRRPVDVLLDNAGVMALPYGRTADGFERQFGVNHLGHFALTGLLLPALLRTPGSRVVTVSSILHVLGNLDPQDLDSARHYRRWLAYGRSKTANLLFTHELARRLDAAGADTVAAAAHPGYARTNLHTAGSRLEGRKAAERLARLRTRLVGQPAEAGALPSLYAATAPGVGQDSFTGPRFLMWRGAPGPSWRAPWTRDDETARRLWAASEELTGVRYELPEA from the coding sequence ATGGCCGCCGGTACAGGAGGAAGCGGAACACGCACGCGGGGGTGGAGTGCCGCCCGTATCCCCGCCCAGGAGGGCAGGACCGCCGTCGTCACGGGGGCCAACAGCGGCATCGGCTACGTCGCCGCGCGCGAACTCGCCCGGCACGGGGCGCACGTCGTGCTCGCCTGCCGCAGCGAGCGGCGGGGCGCCGACGCGGTGGCGCGGCTGCTCTCGGAGGTGCCGGGGGCGCACGCGGAGTTCTCGCGGCTCGACCTCGGCGACCTGGGCTCGGTACGGGAGTTCGCGGCGCGGCACGTACGGCGGCCCGTCGACGTGCTGCTCGACAACGCGGGCGTCATGGCGCTCCCGTACGGGCGCACGGCGGACGGCTTCGAGCGGCAGTTCGGCGTCAACCACCTCGGGCACTTCGCCCTCACGGGTCTCCTGCTGCCCGCGCTGCTGCGCACGCCAGGAAGCCGGGTCGTGACGGTGTCCAGCATCCTGCACGTGCTCGGCAACCTGGACCCGCAGGACCTCGACAGCGCGCGCCACTACCGCCGCTGGCTCGCCTACGGCCGTTCCAAGACGGCGAACCTGCTCTTCACGCACGAACTCGCCCGCCGTCTGGACGCGGCCGGCGCGGACACGGTGGCCGCCGCGGCGCACCCCGGGTACGCGCGCACGAACCTCCACACGGCCGGGTCGCGGCTGGAGGGGCGCAAGGCGGCCGAACGGCTCGCCAGGCTCCGCACCCGGCTGGTCGGGCAGCCCGCCGAAGCGGGCGCGCTGCCCTCGCTCTACGCGGCGACGGCGCCCGGTGTCGGCCAGGACTCCTTCACGGGCCCCCGCTTCCTGATGTGGCGCGGCGCCCCGGGCCCGTCCTGGCGCGCCCCGTGGACGCGTGACGACGAGACGGCGCGGCGCCTGTGGGCGGCGTCGGAGGAGCTGACGGGGGTCCGGTACGAACTGCCGGAGGCGTGA
- a CDS encoding sulfite exporter TauE/SafE family protein, translating to MPDIPLTTVLVLCLAALAAGWIDAVVGGGGLLLLPALLLGVPHVPAAHILGTNKAVAIVGTGGAAFTYVRKGAPVNVRIAVGIGGAALLGSTIGALFAAGISSDVLRPMIMVVLLAVLAFVMLRPAFGTQAAGPAAGRGRVVAAILLAGLGIGAYDGFFGPGTGTFLVLALTAVLRLDLVSASATAKIVNTCTNLGALVTFAVQGNVMWGLALPLAACNLIGGMTGAHTALKRGSGFVRTVLVVVVLGLVAKLAYDQWVA from the coding sequence ATGCCCGACATACCCCTGACCACGGTTCTTGTGCTGTGCCTCGCCGCGCTCGCGGCGGGCTGGATCGACGCCGTCGTGGGCGGCGGCGGCCTGCTCCTGCTGCCCGCGCTGCTCCTCGGCGTCCCGCACGTACCAGCCGCGCACATCCTCGGCACGAACAAGGCCGTCGCGATCGTGGGGACGGGAGGCGCGGCGTTCACCTATGTACGCAAGGGCGCGCCCGTCAACGTGCGGATCGCGGTGGGGATCGGGGGCGCCGCGCTGCTCGGCTCGACGATCGGGGCGCTCTTCGCCGCGGGCATCTCCAGCGACGTGCTGCGGCCCATGATCATGGTGGTGCTCCTCGCGGTGCTCGCCTTCGTCATGCTGCGCCCCGCGTTCGGCACGCAGGCCGCGGGACCGGCGGCGGGGCGGGGCCGGGTGGTCGCCGCGATCCTCCTCGCGGGGCTCGGGATCGGCGCGTACGACGGGTTCTTCGGGCCCGGTACGGGAACGTTCCTCGTGCTCGCGCTCACGGCCGTGCTGCGCCTCGACCTCGTCTCGGCCTCGGCGACGGCGAAGATCGTCAACACGTGCACGAACCTCGGCGCCCTCGTCACGTTCGCGGTGCAGGGCAACGTGATGTGGGGCCTCGCCCTCCCGCTCGCGGCGTGCAACCTGATCGGCGGCATGACGGGCGCGCACACGGCCCTCAAGCGGGGCAGCGGCTTCGTCCGCACGGTGCTCGTGGTGGTCGTGCTCGGGCTCGTGGCCAAGCTGGCCTACGACCAGTGGGTGGCCTGA
- a CDS encoding aminotransferase class IV: MVNEDGAGVSGGLGPLARELGIELVEVDGRAATADDLLWRAVRGDGHFTAAQVRGGRVRGVGVHLERLRAASRELWGEELDPGLVRERVRHALGGRARDAALRVYVHRPAGALSLMVTLAAPGEVGDEPLRVRPVPYVRPFAHVKHLGGFGQTHYGRLAAREGYDEILLTGPDGEVAEGGVTNVLFWDGERLVLPTAPALAGTTLTLLEQGLPAAGLAPVRRPVRLADLAGFRAVFLANSRGIVAVGEIGGHSYAVDGALLRRLRAVYEAVPWEEV, encoded by the coding sequence ATGGTGAACGAGGACGGCGCGGGCGTGTCGGGCGGGCTCGGGCCGCTGGCCCGGGAGCTGGGGATCGAGCTGGTCGAGGTGGACGGGCGGGCGGCCACCGCTGACGACCTGTTGTGGCGGGCCGTGCGCGGGGACGGGCACTTCACCGCCGCGCAGGTGCGGGGCGGGAGGGTGCGCGGGGTCGGAGTGCATCTGGAGCGCTTGCGCGCCGCCTCGCGGGAGTTGTGGGGGGAGGAGCTCGATCCGGGGCTCGTGCGGGAGCGGGTGCGGCACGCGCTCGGGGGCCGTGCGCGCGACGCCGCCCTGCGCGTGTACGTGCACCGGCCCGCCGGGGCGCTCTCGCTCATGGTGACCCTCGCCGCGCCCGGCGAGGTGGGCGACGAGCCGCTGCGGGTCCGCCCGGTCCCGTACGTACGGCCCTTCGCGCACGTCAAGCACCTCGGCGGCTTCGGCCAGACGCACTACGGTCGGCTCGCCGCGCGGGAGGGGTACGACGAGATCCTGCTCACCGGGCCGGACGGCGAAGTGGCCGAGGGCGGGGTCACGAACGTCCTCTTCTGGGACGGCGAGCGGCTCGTGCTGCCCACCGCGCCCGCGCTCGCCGGGACGACGCTCACGCTCCTGGAACAGGGGCTGCCCGCCGCCGGGCTCGCCCCCGTGCGGCGCCCGGTGCGCCTCGCGGACCTGGCCGGTTTCCGCGCGGTGTTCCTCGCGAACTCGCGCGGCATCGTGGCCGTCGGCGAGATCGGCGGGCACTCCTACGCGGTGGACGGGGCCCTGCTCCGGCGGCTGCGCGCGGTGTACGAGGCGGTGCCCTGGGAGGAGGTCTGA
- a CDS encoding GNAT family N-acetyltransferase, with the protein MELRALGSADWPLWRELRRAALADAPHAFRARLADWGPREERRWRDRLVLPGAYHLAAFVDGTAVGTTSGLPAGDGTVELHSVWVATAVRGRGLGGLLLGAVEEWARRIGAARLRLGVLAGNAEAREMYLRRGFVVEGRDGEGEGAELRMTKRVER; encoded by the coding sequence GTGGAGCTGCGGGCGCTCGGGTCCGCCGACTGGCCGTTGTGGCGGGAGCTGCGGCGGGCGGCGCTCGCGGACGCTCCGCACGCGTTCAGGGCGCGGCTCGCCGACTGGGGTCCGCGCGAGGAGCGGCGCTGGCGGGACCGGCTCGTGCTGCCGGGCGCGTACCACCTGGCGGCCTTCGTGGACGGGACCGCGGTGGGGACGACGAGCGGCCTCCCCGCCGGGGACGGCACGGTCGAGCTGCACTCTGTGTGGGTGGCGACGGCGGTACGCGGACGGGGCCTCGGGGGCCTGCTGCTCGGCGCCGTGGAGGAGTGGGCGCGACGGATAGGCGCGGCGCGGCTGCGGCTCGGGGTGCTGGCCGGGAACGCGGAGGCACGGGAGATGTACCTGCGGCGGGGGTTCGTGGTCGAGGGGCGGGACGGGGAGGGGGAGGGCGCGGAGCTGCGGATGACGAAGCGGGTCGAGCGGTGA
- a CDS encoding DinB family protein, whose protein sequence is MSFNGPVADLHRYLQEAREAVLWKAEGLSEYDVRRPLTPTGTNLLGLVKHLAAVELGYFGDTFGRPYFAKGEEPDFHWTREPEDDLWARPEESRAALTGLYRAAWAHTDAVLAELPLDAEGRVPWWPEHRAVTTLHHVLVRVLAETQRHAGHADITRELLDGRAGAGREDANLPEWDGGEWSAYREKVERAAREADPEGAERAGEREGAGA, encoded by the coding sequence ATGTCGTTCAACGGGCCTGTGGCCGATCTGCACCGGTACCTCCAGGAGGCGCGCGAGGCCGTGCTGTGGAAGGCGGAGGGCCTCTCGGAGTACGACGTACGGCGCCCGTTGACGCCGACCGGGACGAACCTGCTGGGGCTCGTGAAGCACTTGGCGGCGGTGGAGCTGGGGTACTTCGGGGACACGTTCGGGCGGCCGTACTTCGCGAAGGGCGAGGAGCCCGACTTCCACTGGACGCGCGAGCCCGAGGACGACCTGTGGGCGCGCCCCGAGGAATCCAGGGCCGCGCTCACCGGCCTGTACCGGGCGGCGTGGGCGCACACGGACGCGGTCCTCGCGGAGCTGCCGCTCGACGCGGAGGGCCGGGTGCCGTGGTGGCCGGAGCACCGGGCCGTGACGACGCTGCACCACGTCCTGGTCCGCGTCCTCGCCGAGACGCAGCGGCACGCGGGCCACGCGGACATCACGCGCGAGCTGCTCGACGGGCGCGCGGGGGCGGGCCGCGAGGACGCGAATCTCCCCGAGTGGGACGGCGGGGAGTGGTCGGCGTACCGCGAGAAGGTCGAGCGCGCGGCACGCGAGGCGGACCCGGAGGGGGCGGAGCGGGCGGGTGAGCGGGAGGGGGCGGGGGCGTGA
- a CDS encoding deoxyguanosinetriphosphate triphosphohydrolase translates to MAATSRQADGETNRLSHDTADYTPADTERWAPEPDKRPGRTAFQRDRARVLHSSALRRLAGKTQVVTLGTGGHAWDASPRTRLTHSLECAQVGRDLGGALGCDPDLLEAACLSHDLGHPPFGHNGEQVLDELARDIGGFEGNAQSLRLLTRIEPKRFVPGPDDTRIGVGLNLTRAALDAATKYPWPRGGHPLDPAHPKFGVYEDDLPVFRWLRAEAPRDRTCFEAQVMDWSDDVAYSVHDLEDGLHAGHIDPNALLSEPERAEIHRVALDRGHVPPDAERAELDAALDRLLAEEWWPHHYDGTGTAQARLKDATSELIGRFCLAAETATRAAHGPAPLSRYAARLVVPRTARLECGLLKAVADLYVIQRAEQEEIRAAQRVLLTELGAALAARAPHGLDPQFRALFDQAGDDPARHRVLIDQIASLTDEAARSLHAELTQQGRIQAPSGG, encoded by the coding sequence ATGGCAGCGACTTCCCGGCAGGCCGATGGCGAGACGAATCGGCTGTCCCACGACACGGCGGACTACACCCCGGCGGACACCGAGCGCTGGGCACCCGAGCCCGACAAGCGCCCCGGCCGCACCGCCTTCCAGCGCGACCGGGCCCGGGTCCTGCACTCCTCCGCGCTGCGCAGACTCGCGGGCAAGACGCAGGTCGTCACCCTCGGCACGGGCGGTCACGCCTGGGACGCGAGCCCCCGTACCCGCCTCACCCACTCCCTGGAGTGCGCCCAGGTCGGCCGCGACCTCGGCGGCGCGCTCGGCTGCGACCCCGACCTCCTCGAGGCCGCGTGCCTCTCGCACGACCTCGGCCACCCGCCCTTCGGCCACAACGGCGAGCAGGTCCTCGACGAACTCGCCCGCGACATCGGCGGCTTCGAGGGCAACGCCCAGTCCCTGCGCCTGCTCACCCGCATCGAGCCCAAGCGCTTCGTGCCGGGCCCGGACGACACCCGGATCGGTGTCGGCCTCAACCTCACGCGCGCCGCCCTCGACGCCGCCACCAAGTACCCCTGGCCGCGCGGCGGGCACCCGCTGGACCCCGCGCACCCGAAGTTCGGCGTGTACGAGGACGACCTCCCCGTCTTCCGCTGGCTCCGCGCCGAGGCGCCCCGGGACCGTACGTGCTTCGAGGCCCAGGTCATGGACTGGTCCGACGACGTCGCCTACTCCGTGCACGACCTGGAGGACGGCCTGCACGCGGGCCACATCGACCCCAACGCGCTGCTCTCCGAGCCCGAGCGGGCCGAGATCCACCGCGTCGCGCTCGACCGCGGCCACGTACCGCCCGACGCGGAGCGCGCCGAACTCGACGCGGCACTCGACCGCCTCCTCGCCGAGGAGTGGTGGCCGCACCACTACGACGGCACCGGCACCGCCCAGGCCCGCCTGAAGGACGCCACGAGCGAACTCATCGGCCGCTTCTGCCTCGCCGCCGAGACCGCGACCCGCGCCGCCCACGGACCGGCGCCGCTCAGCCGCTACGCGGCCCGCCTCGTCGTCCCGCGCACCGCCCGCCTGGAGTGCGGGCTCCTCAAGGCCGTCGCGGACCTCTACGTCATCCAGCGCGCGGAACAGGAGGAGATCCGCGCCGCTCAGCGCGTGCTCCTCACCGAACTCGGCGCCGCGCTCGCGGCCCGCGCCCCGCACGGCCTGGACCCCCAGTTCCGCGCCCTCTTCGACCAGGCCGGGGACGATCCCGCCCGCCACCGCGTCCTGATCGACCAGATCGCCTCCCTGACGGACGAGGCGGCGCGCTCACTGCACGCCGAACTGACCCAGCAGGGGCGCATTCAAGCCCCCTCCGGCGGCTGA
- a CDS encoding NAD(P)/FAD-dependent oxidoreductase, giving the protein MVDADQTFVIVGGGLAGAKAAETLRAEGFTGRVILVCDEREHPYERPALSKGYLLGKDARESVFVHEPGWYAGAEVELHLGQPAVSLDAANHTLTLGDGTPLHYDKLLLATGSEPRRLEIPGTDLAGVHHLRRLAHAERLRRTLANLGRDNGHLLIAGAGWIGLEVAAAAREYGAEVTVVDAAPTPLHHVLGPEVGRLFTDLHAERGVRFHFGARLTEIIGQDGMVLAGLTDDGEEHPAHDVLAAVGAAPRTALAESAGLTLAAPEHGGGIAVDAGLRTSDPDVYAAGDVASVPLGLFPGAPLRVEHWANALNGGPLAARAMLGRDVTYDRVPYFFSDQYDLGLEYSGWAPPGQYDQVLVRGDAAKRRFLAFWLLDGQVRAAMNVNVWDVTEPLQKLIRAGSRPDPEALADPNVPLESFLPSP; this is encoded by the coding sequence GTGGTCGACGCGGATCAGACGTTCGTCATCGTCGGAGGGGGCCTGGCCGGCGCCAAAGCGGCGGAGACGCTGCGCGCGGAGGGCTTCACCGGGCGGGTGATCCTGGTGTGCGACGAACGGGAGCACCCGTACGAGCGCCCCGCGCTCTCCAAGGGCTACCTGCTCGGCAAGGACGCCCGCGAGAGCGTCTTCGTGCACGAGCCCGGGTGGTACGCGGGCGCCGAGGTCGAACTCCACCTCGGCCAGCCCGCCGTGTCGCTCGACGCGGCCAACCACACCCTCACGCTCGGCGACGGCACGCCCCTCCACTACGACAAGCTGCTCCTCGCCACCGGCTCCGAGCCGCGCCGCCTGGAGATCCCCGGCACCGATCTCGCGGGCGTCCACCACCTGCGCCGCCTCGCCCACGCCGAGCGCCTGCGCCGCACCCTCGCGAACCTCGGCCGCGACAACGGCCACCTGCTCATCGCGGGCGCGGGCTGGATCGGCCTGGAGGTCGCCGCCGCCGCGCGCGAGTACGGCGCCGAGGTCACCGTCGTCGACGCCGCGCCCACCCCGCTGCACCACGTGCTCGGCCCCGAGGTCGGCAGGCTCTTCACCGACCTGCACGCCGAGCGCGGCGTCCGCTTCCACTTCGGCGCCCGCCTCACCGAGATCATCGGCCAGGACGGCATGGTCCTCGCCGGGCTCACCGACGACGGCGAGGAGCACCCCGCCCACGACGTCCTCGCGGCCGTCGGCGCCGCGCCCCGCACCGCCCTCGCCGAGTCCGCGGGGCTCACGCTCGCCGCGCCCGAGCACGGCGGCGGCATCGCGGTCGACGCGGGGCTGCGCACCTCGGACCCGGACGTCTACGCGGCCGGGGACGTCGCCTCCGTGCCGCTCGGCCTCTTCCCCGGCGCGCCCCTGCGCGTCGAGCACTGGGCCAACGCGCTCAACGGCGGCCCGCTCGCGGCCCGCGCGATGCTCGGCAGGGACGTCACGTACGACCGCGTCCCGTACTTCTTCTCCGACCAGTACGACCTCGGCCTGGAGTACTCGGGCTGGGCGCCGCCGGGGCAGTACGACCAGGTGCTCGTACGGGGCGACGCCGCCAAGCGCCGCTTCCTCGCCTTCTGGCTGCTCGACGGGCAGGTGCGGGCCGCGATGAACGTCAACGTCTGGGACGTGACCGAACCGCTCCAGAAGCTCATCCGCGCCGGCAGCCGCCCCGACCCGGAGGCCCTCGCGGACCCGAACGTCCCGCTGGAGTCCTTCCTGCCGTCACCCTGA
- a CDS encoding DUF2267 domain-containing protein, which produces MREEAFLEQVRERGEYASRSEAGQAARTVLALLGAHLAGGIRAELAARLPETFALVLLDPLRAAGPLSAERFVRAAAAWIEGATEATAAWDVSAVLSVAADAAGEELTERVLLQLPPGYDLLFGRPRAAGDAGEEQRAA; this is translated from the coding sequence ATGCGAGAGGAAGCGTTCCTGGAGCAGGTGCGGGAACGCGGCGAGTACGCGAGCCGGAGCGAGGCCGGACAGGCGGCCCGTACCGTACTGGCGCTGCTGGGCGCGCATCTGGCCGGCGGGATACGGGCAGAACTGGCGGCCCGGCTCCCGGAGACCTTCGCCCTGGTCCTCCTCGACCCGCTCCGGGCCGCCGGGCCCCTCTCCGCCGAGCGGTTCGTACGGGCCGCCGCCGCCTGGATCGAGGGGGCCACCGAGGCCACCGCGGCCTGGGACGTGAGCGCGGTGCTCAGCGTCGCGGCCGACGCGGCGGGCGAGGAGCTGACAGAGCGCGTCCTGCTCCAGCTCCCCCCGGGGTACGACCTGCTCTTCGGCCGCCCGCGGGCGGCCGGGGACGCCGGGGAGGAACAGCGCGCCGCCTGA
- a CDS encoding Hsp20/alpha crystallin family protein: protein MLMRTDPFRELDRITQQFFGNSASGTWSRPSLMPMDAYRDGGEYVLALDLPGVDPDAIDIDVERNMLTVKAERRPVGRSKEAQVELSERPLGVFSRQVMLADTLDTERIQADYEAGVLTVRIPIAERAKPRKIAIGAGSGRKEISG from the coding sequence ATGCTGATGCGCACCGACCCCTTCCGTGAGCTGGACCGCATCACCCAGCAGTTCTTCGGCAACTCCGCGTCCGGCACGTGGTCGCGGCCGTCCCTGATGCCGATGGACGCTTACCGCGACGGCGGGGAGTACGTGCTCGCGCTGGACCTCCCGGGCGTCGACCCGGACGCGATCGACATCGACGTCGAGCGGAACATGCTGACCGTCAAGGCCGAGCGCCGTCCGGTCGGGCGGAGCAAGGAGGCCCAGGTCGAGCTGTCCGAGCGCCCGCTGGGCGTCTTCTCGCGGCAGGTGATGCTCGCCGACACCCTCGACACCGAGCGCATCCAGGCCGACTACGAGGCGGGCGTGCTGACGGTGCGCATCCCGATCGCGGAGCGCGCCAAGCCACGCAAGATCGCCATCGGCGCGGGCTCCGGGCGCAAGGAGATCAGCGGCTGA